In Nitrosophilus labii, the following proteins share a genomic window:
- a CDS encoding flagellar brake protein, with product MGETLSRFETLKLAAEHWTQTDLTTILIIVFFILGVMVILVGGILLQKIMRSKNTHNYFFSYAKEKGLTDKEAKLLWDYSLKMGRDPLLVLEFKSPFEKVVDLYIRTDPNAKESLVQDMRKKLGFNVIHDFIPLSLSKDIEMFQNGKMIIDGKQAVDVALYDKDEKFMYWLLIDVKSREGISPGTPVKITFLRKNDAIYNFESSVLEVINEGNNIVIKLPHTFEMTRIQRREFPRVEVDLPAMLGETRVINEKEEIIWHSGRIVDISAMGAKFCVPLENRDDIKISVGDDIKIKFELNNVKYDLEASVENRDEREVALCFGLKFKNAKDKIKDQIFNFVQKEQRKLAKIAKVQK from the coding sequence TTGGGAGAAACTCTTTCTAGATTTGAAACTCTTAAACTAGCAGCCGAACATTGGACTCAAACAGATCTAACAACCATACTTATCATTGTTTTTTTTATTTTAGGGGTAATGGTGATCTTAGTCGGAGGAATACTCCTTCAAAAAATAATGAGATCTAAGAATACACATAACTACTTTTTCAGTTATGCAAAAGAAAAAGGCCTTACGGATAAGGAAGCTAAACTATTGTGGGACTACTCTTTAAAAATGGGTAGAGATCCATTACTGGTATTAGAATTCAAATCTCCCTTTGAAAAAGTTGTAGATCTATATATTAGAACAGACCCCAACGCAAAAGAGAGTTTAGTACAGGATATGAGAAAAAAGCTAGGTTTCAACGTCATTCACGATTTTATACCTCTTTCATTATCAAAAGATATCGAGATGTTTCAAAACGGGAAAATGATTATAGATGGAAAACAAGCCGTAGATGTTGCACTTTATGATAAAGATGAAAAATTTATGTATTGGCTTTTAATAGATGTAAAAAGTCGAGAGGGTATTTCACCTGGAACTCCTGTTAAAATAACTTTCTTAAGAAAAAACGATGCTATATACAATTTTGAATCATCTGTTTTAGAAGTTATTAATGAAGGAAATAATATCGTTATCAAACTTCCTCATACATTCGAGATGACGCGAATCCAGCGAAGAGAATTTCCTAGAGTAGAAGTAGATTTACCAGCAATGCTTGGAGAAACAAGAGTTATTAACGAAAAAGAAGAAATTATTTGGCATAGCGGAAGAATAGTTGATATTAGCGCTATGGGGGCAAAATTTTGCGTACCTTTGGAAAATAGGGATGATATCAAAATATCCGTAGGTGATGATATAAAAATAAAATTTGAATTAAATAATGTAAAATATGATTTAGAAGCAAGTGTAGAAAATAGAGATGAGAGAGAAGTAGCTTTATGTTTTGGATTGAAGTTTAAAAATGCAAAAGATAAAATAAAAGATCAAATTTTTAATTTTGTGCAAAAAGAGCAAAGAAAATTGGCTAAAATTGCTAAGGTACAAAAATAA
- a CDS encoding MotE family protein, translated as MRFFYVIFLISSFNFSQTLLFAQAEIKEIKIEIEKLIKLKKEVEAKIEKNRELLKKIEQEQEKLKTAQENLKKLQEEMRKDKYKKLAKAFEGMEPEMAGEKLSKLDDPVKAAYILYNMKAKAAGEALNFVEPKRVSQIVKILTDLKNRK; from the coding sequence ATGAGATTTTTTTACGTAATTTTTCTAATAAGTAGCTTTAACTTTTCTCAAACGCTTCTTTTCGCTCAAGCTGAAATTAAAGAGATAAAGATAGAAATAGAAAAGTTAATAAAACTAAAAAAAGAGGTTGAAGCAAAAATAGAAAAAAATAGAGAACTTTTAAAAAAAATAGAACAAGAACAAGAAAAATTAAAAACCGCGCAAGAAAATCTTAAAAAATTACAAGAAGAGATGAGAAAAGATAAATACAAAAAATTGGCAAAAGCTTTTGAAGGAATGGAGCCAGAAATGGCTGGAGAAAAACTTTCAAAACTTGACGATCCCGTCAAAGCCGCGTATATTTTATACAACATGAAAGCTAAAGCCGCAGGAGAGGCTTTAAACTTTGTAGAACCAAAAAGAGTAAGTCAAATAGTAAAAATTTTAACAGATTTAAAAAATAGAAAATGA